In Blastocatellia bacterium, the following are encoded in one genomic region:
- a CDS encoding sulfate ABC transporter permease subunit codes for MSQAIIDEPVTTLQASSRKPPVRARLVEWALVALVLLYAAGLLVAPMVAIVYGALSEGAGAFMRQVTSADALSALKLTLVMAAGATVINTLFGLCIAWVLARDDFWGKRLLNGLVDMPFAVSPVIAGFMLILLFGRNGWLTGLTDALGIKVVFALPGILIATIFISLPFVIREVVPVLSHASRDQENAARTMGASPLQTFRHVTLPAIRWGLLYGVSLTFARAVGEIGAVLVVSGGVSRLTETATLFIFRSLDDRNAVGANAMAVVLAIISFVILMIIEFFKRRAERNSGTDAAASPPL; via the coding sequence ATGTCGCAAGCGATAATCGATGAGCCGGTGACGACCTTGCAGGCGTCTTCACGCAAGCCGCCAGTGCGCGCTCGGCTCGTCGAATGGGCGCTCGTTGCCCTCGTCTTGCTCTACGCCGCGGGCTTACTGGTTGCGCCGATGGTGGCCATCGTTTATGGCGCGCTCTCGGAAGGCGCCGGCGCGTTTATGCGGCAGGTCACCTCTGCTGATGCCCTGAGCGCGCTCAAGCTGACGCTGGTGATGGCGGCCGGCGCGACGGTGATCAATACGCTATTCGGCCTCTGCATCGCGTGGGTGCTGGCGCGCGATGATTTCTGGGGCAAGCGCCTGCTCAATGGCCTGGTAGACATGCCGTTTGCGGTGTCGCCGGTGATTGCCGGCTTCATGCTCATCTTGCTGTTTGGCAGAAACGGCTGGCTGACGGGGCTGACGGACGCGCTCGGCATCAAAGTCGTCTTCGCGCTGCCGGGCATTCTGATCGCGACGATCTTCATCTCGCTGCCTTTCGTGATCCGCGAAGTGGTTCCGGTCTTGAGTCACGCGAGCCGCGACCAGGAGAACGCCGCGCGCACGATGGGCGCCAGCCCTTTGCAGACATTCCGCCATGTCACCCTGCCGGCAATTCGCTGGGGCTTGCTGTATGGAGTCTCGCTTACATTTGCCCGCGCCGTCGGCGAGATCGGCGCGGTGCTGGTCGTCAGCGGCGGCGTCAGCCGCTTGACCGAGACGGCAACGCTATTCATCTTTCGGTCGCTCGATGATCGCAATGCGGTCGGCGCCAACGCCATGGCGGTGGTGCTTGCGATCATCTCGTTCGTCATCCTCATGATCATCGAATTCTTCAAGAGGCGAGCCGAAAGGAATTCCGGCACGGACGCCGCCGCCTCTCCGCCGCTTTAG
- the cysT gene encoding sulfate ABC transporter permease subunit CysT produces the protein MKLASAPVDVSPARVALPWGRWGLRVTAALYLGVMIALPLAAILANGLRDGLRAFWSDLASPAAFAALKLTILMAVIVTLINAVMGTLTAYVIVRYRFYGRGLLNGLIDMPFAIPTLVTGVMLVALYGPQRTLGAWLGAHGIQIIFATPGIVLALLVITYPFVIRSVQPVLIEAERSEEEAAYTIGASRWTTFRRIVFPTIAPAVISGSLLCFARALGEFGSIVVVAGNIPGRTLTAPVYVYGQIESHNERAASAMSLVLLALSFALIVTVEWLQSRNRRGHVASDNR, from the coding sequence ATGAAACTCGCCTCCGCACCCGTTGATGTGTCACCGGCGCGCGTCGCCTTGCCGTGGGGTCGTTGGGGACTGCGCGTTACGGCGGCGCTCTACCTCGGCGTGATGATCGCGCTGCCGCTGGCGGCGATTCTAGCCAACGGCCTGCGCGATGGCCTGCGCGCTTTCTGGTCAGACCTCGCCAGTCCGGCGGCGTTTGCGGCGCTCAAGCTGACCATCCTCATGGCGGTCATCGTCACCTTGATCAACGCGGTGATGGGCACGCTGACGGCTTATGTGATCGTGCGCTATCGCTTCTATGGGCGCGGCCTGTTGAATGGCTTGATCGATATGCCGTTTGCGATCCCGACGCTGGTGACCGGCGTGATGCTGGTGGCGCTCTACGGGCCGCAGCGCACGCTTGGCGCATGGCTCGGCGCGCACGGCATCCAGATTATTTTCGCGACGCCGGGCATCGTGCTGGCGCTGCTGGTGATTACTTACCCCTTCGTGATTCGCTCCGTGCAGCCGGTGTTGATCGAAGCCGAGCGCAGCGAAGAAGAAGCCGCGTACACGATTGGCGCGTCCCGTTGGACGACCTTTCGACGCATCGTTTTCCCGACGATTGCGCCGGCGGTGATTAGCGGCTCGCTGTTATGTTTTGCGCGGGCGCTCGGCGAATTCGGCTCGATTGTCGTCGTCGCCGGCAACATCCCCGGGCGCACGCTGACCGCGCCGGTCTACGTCTACGGGCAGATCGAATCGCACAACGAGCGCGCCGCCAGCGCCATGTCGCTGGTCTTGCTGGCGCTGTCGTTCGCGCTCATCGTCACCGTCGAATGGCTACAGAGCCGCAACCGGAGGGGCCATGTCGCAAGCGATAATCGATGA
- a CDS encoding sulfate ABC transporter substrate-binding protein produces MQRKIAKRTSGWPAAVVGLLLLMLSVSLEGCGGGSSKSGNRVTLILGGYTTPREAYGKAIIPAFQKYWKEKTGQDVEFQESYQGSGAQARAITGGFEADIAALSLEGDIDKISEAGLITHDWKAKANRGMISTSIVVIAVRPGNPKGIKDWADLAQPGLNILTPDPKTSGGAQWNINAMYGAALRGYAGVAKDDPAAAQEFLKNVFHNVSIMDKGARESITNFEKGVGDAAVTYENEVLVAKQGGQNYDYVIPHSTILIENPAALVDKYVDKHGVREAAEAFLAFLWSAEAQRAFARYGLRPVDQAVAQEVKSQYPAVADLWKMDYLGGWKKVADSIYGPQGAYTRVSEELQKGR; encoded by the coding sequence ATGCAACGAAAAATCGCGAAACGTACTTCCGGCTGGCCGGCTGCCGTCGTGGGCCTTCTGCTGTTGATGCTGAGCGTATCACTCGAAGGCTGCGGCGGCGGATCAAGTAAGAGCGGCAACCGCGTGACATTGATCCTCGGCGGTTACACGACGCCGCGCGAAGCCTATGGCAAAGCCATCATCCCGGCATTTCAAAAGTACTGGAAAGAGAAGACCGGGCAGGATGTCGAGTTTCAGGAGTCTTATCAAGGCAGCGGCGCACAGGCGCGCGCCATCACCGGCGGCTTTGAAGCCGACATCGCGGCACTGTCGCTCGAAGGTGACATTGACAAGATCAGTGAAGCCGGATTGATCACCCACGACTGGAAGGCGAAAGCGAACCGCGGCATGATCAGCACTTCGATTGTCGTCATCGCCGTGCGCCCCGGCAATCCCAAAGGCATTAAAGACTGGGCCGACCTCGCGCAGCCCGGGCTGAACATCTTGACGCCTGACCCCAAGACTTCGGGCGGCGCGCAGTGGAACATCAACGCGATGTACGGCGCGGCGCTGCGCGGTTATGCCGGCGTCGCCAAAGACGATCCGGCGGCGGCGCAGGAGTTTCTCAAGAACGTCTTTCACAACGTCTCGATCATGGACAAAGGGGCGCGCGAATCGATCACCAACTTTGAGAAGGGCGTCGGCGATGCGGCGGTCACTTACGAAAACGAAGTGCTGGTTGCCAAGCAAGGCGGGCAGAATTACGACTATGTCATCCCGCACTCGACGATCTTAATCGAGAACCCTGCGGCGCTGGTCGACAAGTACGTGGATAAGCACGGCGTCCGCGAAGCCGCCGAAGCCTTCCTTGCCTTCCTCTGGTCGGCTGAAGCGCAACGCGCCTTTGCCAGGTATGGACTGCGCCCTGTGGATCAGGCGGTCGCTCAGGAAGTCAAATCACAGTATCCGGCAGTTGCGGATTTGTGGAAGATGGATTACCTTGGCGGCTGGAAGAAAGTCGCCGACAGCATCTACGGCCCGCAGGGTGCCTATACACGCGTTAGCGAAGAGTTGCAGAAAGGGCGCTGA
- the wecB gene encoding UDP-N-acetylglucosamine 2-epimerase (non-hydrolyzing), with product MNRQRVVTIMGTRPEAIKMMPVVRELNRRQDLFDHLLVATGQHREMLDQVLAVFSQRPDIDLDLMQHNQSLGGFAARAMAALSELFTEIKPDAVLVQGDTTTVTIAALAAFYQGIRVGHVEAGLRSFDLHNPFPEEMNRRLAGSLSDMHFAPTEGARRNLLREGVPPENIFVTGNTIVDALRSIPLDGPFTDARLNEVNFDRRVLLVTAHRRENHGLPMYAICDGLRAIIERFDDVEIVYPVHLNPNVRQVVMQQLGGLPRVHLVEPVGYTDLLRLMRRSHFILSDSGGIQEEAPSFHKPVLVLRDTTERPEVIECGAGRLVGTDAAGIFEEAALLLSNVEAYKQMSRAENPFGDGRAAARIVDVLAQRICDVYEPSLIELMFDAEAMAAGD from the coding sequence ATGAACCGACAACGTGTAGTCACGATCATGGGAACGCGACCGGAAGCCATCAAGATGATGCCGGTCGTGCGTGAATTGAACCGCCGCCAAGACCTCTTCGATCATCTGCTGGTCGCCACCGGCCAGCACCGCGAGATGCTCGATCAGGTGCTTGCGGTCTTCTCTCAGCGGCCCGACATTGACCTTGATCTAATGCAGCACAATCAGAGCCTCGGCGGCTTTGCGGCGCGGGCGATGGCCGCGTTGTCCGAGCTGTTCACCGAGATCAAGCCCGATGCCGTGCTGGTGCAGGGCGACACGACGACGGTGACGATTGCGGCGCTCGCCGCCTTCTATCAAGGCATCCGTGTCGGTCACGTCGAAGCCGGGCTGCGCTCTTTCGACTTGCACAACCCGTTTCCCGAAGAGATGAATCGCCGGCTTGCCGGCAGCCTTTCGGATATGCACTTCGCGCCGACCGAAGGCGCGCGCCGCAACCTTTTGCGTGAGGGCGTGCCGCCGGAAAACATCTTTGTGACCGGCAACACAATTGTTGATGCGCTGCGCTCGATCCCGCTCGATGGGCCGTTTACGGATGCGCGCTTGAACGAAGTGAATTTTGACCGCCGCGTGCTGCTGGTCACGGCGCACCGCCGCGAAAATCATGGCTTGCCGATGTACGCGATCTGCGACGGCTTGCGGGCGATCATCGAACGCTTCGATGATGTCGAGATCGTCTATCCCGTCCACCTGAACCCCAACGTGCGCCAGGTGGTGATGCAACAGCTCGGCGGCCTGCCGCGCGTTCATCTGGTCGAGCCGGTCGGCTACACAGACCTGCTGCGGCTGATGCGCCGCAGTCACTTCATCCTCTCCGATTCGGGCGGCATACAGGAAGAAGCGCCGTCTTTCCACAAGCCTGTGCTGGTGCTGCGCGATACCACCGAGCGCCCCGAAGTCATCGAATGCGGCGCGGGCCGTCTGGTAGGCACCGACGCCGCGGGCATCTTTGAAGAGGCCGCCTTGCTGCTGTCGAACGTCGAGGCATACAAGCAAATGAGCCGCGCCGAGAATCCCTTCGGCGATGGCCGCGCCGCCGCGCGCATCGTTGACGTATTGGCGCAACGCATCTGCGACGTCTATGAGCCGTCGCTGATCGAGTTGATGTTTGACGCCGAGGCAATGGCCGCCGGCGATTGA
- a CDS encoding glycosyl transferase family protein: MDSPHTISIAEIVFAFLALGNIISGLDDLFVDVYYWVSYLARRISYPRRKYPLLSDADLDAVPQKRAAIFVAAWHEEDVIEEMLVTNSQLIDYQNYDFFIACYPNDLPTQEKIDAAAARLPNVHKAVNPQPGPSNKADNLNAAFATLRKQERISGNPYDFIVMHDPEDVLHPLELKLYNYLMTKRRVNMIQTPVFPIETPAQQFTAGSYMDEFAETHTKDIYVREWANGFVPSAGVGTCIARSVFNKLSEEYGDKVFNTNSLTEDYDFGLRLKMSGHKAIFVRQALVRKQAAAAGKETTELIATRAHFPATFKTAVRQRTRWMVGIIFQNWKHFGWTGGPRTRWMLFHDRKGVWANTLVLLNYLFMVYSLIHLLLQKTVWPDLAPLLHEHAWVNLAISLCMTMMLNRMLQRVIATTRIYNFKQGLLAIPRLVWGNIINVTVTFRATRQFLTAEMQGKKIAWDKTQHFFPSHGEVVANQHGVAEALTNAGRTAVARIQEVLTPKPSPDWRLDEALLELRQMIESDIARERAAQATAFVERVRRDMSSLQADVATAARQQRRATPAQPVMVEPHLEVEEMIVDGREPSLSDLLLGRRRVSRQPLSFVVDRNLSYGFSE; the protein is encoded by the coding sequence GTGGATAGCCCTCACACTATCTCAATCGCCGAGATCGTCTTCGCCTTCCTGGCGCTGGGCAACATCATCAGCGGCCTCGACGATCTGTTCGTTGATGTCTACTACTGGGTCTCTTACCTGGCGCGCCGCATCAGCTACCCGCGCCGCAAGTACCCGCTACTTTCCGACGCCGACCTCGATGCCGTGCCGCAGAAGCGCGCCGCCATCTTCGTCGCCGCCTGGCACGAAGAAGACGTCATCGAAGAGATGCTGGTCACCAACAGCCAGCTGATCGATTACCAGAACTACGACTTCTTCATCGCCTGCTACCCGAACGATCTGCCGACGCAAGAGAAGATCGATGCGGCGGCGGCCCGGCTGCCGAACGTCCACAAGGCGGTCAACCCGCAGCCCGGCCCGTCGAATAAAGCCGACAATTTGAACGCCGCGTTCGCGACGCTGCGCAAGCAGGAGCGCATCAGCGGCAACCCGTATGACTTCATCGTCATGCACGATCCCGAAGACGTGCTGCACCCGCTGGAGCTGAAGCTCTATAACTACCTGATGACCAAGCGGCGCGTGAACATGATTCAAACGCCGGTCTTCCCCATCGAAACGCCGGCTCAACAATTCACCGCCGGCAGCTACATGGACGAGTTCGCCGAGACCCACACCAAAGACATCTATGTGCGCGAGTGGGCGAACGGCTTCGTGCCGTCGGCGGGCGTCGGCACTTGCATCGCCCGCAGCGTCTTCAACAAGCTCTCGGAAGAGTACGGCGACAAGGTCTTCAACACCAACTCGCTGACGGAAGATTATGACTTCGGCTTGCGCTTGAAGATGAGCGGCCACAAAGCCATCTTCGTGCGCCAGGCGCTGGTGCGCAAACAGGCAGCCGCCGCCGGTAAAGAGACCACCGAGCTGATCGCCACGCGGGCGCACTTCCCGGCGACCTTCAAGACCGCCGTGCGCCAGCGGACGCGCTGGATGGTGGGGATCATTTTTCAGAACTGGAAGCACTTCGGTTGGACGGGCGGCCCGCGCACCCGCTGGATGTTGTTCCACGACCGCAAAGGCGTGTGGGCCAATACGCTGGTGCTGCTCAATTACCTGTTCATGGTCTACAGCCTGATTCACCTGTTGCTGCAAAAGACCGTCTGGCCTGACCTCGCGCCGCTGCTGCATGAGCATGCCTGGGTCAACCTGGCGATATCGCTCTGCATGACGATGATGCTGAATCGCATGCTGCAACGAGTGATCGCGACGACGCGCATCTACAATTTCAAACAGGGACTGCTAGCGATCCCGCGATTGGTCTGGGGCAACATCATCAACGTCACGGTGACCTTCCGCGCGACGCGGCAGTTTCTGACCGCCGAAATGCAGGGCAAGAAGATCGCCTGGGACAAGACGCAGCACTTCTTTCCGTCGCACGGCGAAGTCGTCGCCAATCAGCACGGCGTTGCCGAGGCGCTCACAAACGCGGGCCGCACGGCGGTGGCGCGCATTCAAGAGGTGCTGACGCCAAAGCCATCGCCCGACTGGCGACTGGACGAGGCGCTGTTGGAGCTGCGGCAGATGATTGAATCTGACATCGCCCGCGAGCGCGCCGCTCAGGCGACAGCCTTTGTCGAGCGCGTGCGCCGCGATATGTCTTCGCTGCAAGCCGACGTCGCAACCGCCGCCCGCCAGCAACGCCGCGCCACGCCGGCGCAGCCGGTGATGGTCGAGCCGCACCTGGAAGTCGAAGAGATGATCGTTGATGGGCGCGAGCCGTCGCTCAGCGACTTGCTGCTCGGACGCCGCAGGGTATCGCGCCAGCCGCTCAGCTTTGTGGTTGATCGGAACCTGAGTTATGGATTTAGCGAATAG
- a CDS encoding tetratricopeptide repeat protein — protein MNAKVSRLVRVLATLTLIAAAALTTSAQSNAEQAKQYLNEGYGLLREMKYEQAAVSFRRAVEADPTNVRARLDLAYALLSSGNDNEAIRAFQQAIQLDPENMQVRSQLGYLYIHQGQTREALGQFLEVEKRDPHNDQVKTQLGYLYDKLGDKQQARELFAQVANSGNADLRAKAQTALRNLQPAGGGYKAGTFVSEVYAAPFYQQRFGNFIAPLVIRNGFVLESAHAVEAYASLRLTRDTRSSAGSAPQIYSDNFLVAGVGLRARPFKNNLTVYGEAGIAKNLLNNSLSTVRARSDFRAGVYYSREWDSVAETTGPAAPMKLVGDVYFDASYYSRFRDNFIAFGQAREGLRFFQWNKLSLDLYGRGSVVKDSGRDFYNNVAEAAGGIRFTPWRPLGVSVSGEYVQGFYFGISRPGEPNPYGSRYNDFRLMLTVGKYYAKE, from the coding sequence ATGAACGCCAAAGTCTCTCGCCTCGTTCGCGTGCTGGCCACACTCACACTGATCGCCGCCGCCGCGCTCACCACGTCGGCGCAGTCGAACGCCGAGCAAGCGAAGCAATATCTCAATGAAGGCTATGGCCTGCTGCGCGAGATGAAGTACGAGCAAGCGGCTGTGAGCTTCCGCCGCGCCGTCGAAGCCGACCCGACCAACGTCCGCGCCCGCCTCGACCTCGCTTACGCTTTGCTATCAAGCGGCAATGACAATGAAGCCATCCGCGCTTTTCAGCAGGCGATTCAGCTCGACCCCGAAAACATGCAGGTGCGCTCGCAACTCGGCTACCTCTACATTCACCAGGGCCAGACGCGCGAGGCGCTCGGCCAGTTCCTCGAAGTCGAAAAGCGCGACCCGCACAACGATCAGGTGAAGACGCAGCTCGGCTACCTCTATGACAAGCTCGGCGACAAGCAGCAGGCGCGTGAGCTGTTCGCCCAGGTGGCGAATTCGGGCAACGCCGACCTGCGCGCCAAAGCGCAGACCGCTTTGCGTAACCTACAGCCCGCGGGCGGCGGTTATAAAGCCGGCACCTTCGTCAGCGAAGTCTACGCCGCGCCCTTTTATCAACAGCGCTTCGGCAACTTCATCGCGCCGCTGGTGATTCGCAACGGCTTTGTGCTGGAATCGGCGCACGCGGTCGAAGCTTACGCCAGCCTGCGCCTGACTCGCGACACGCGGTCGAGCGCCGGCAGCGCGCCGCAAATCTATTCGGACAATTTTCTGGTCGCCGGGGTCGGCCTGCGCGCCCGCCCGTTCAAGAACAACCTGACGGTCTACGGCGAAGCCGGTATCGCCAAGAACCTGCTGAATAACTCGCTCTCGACGGTGCGCGCCCGCTCGGACTTTCGCGCCGGCGTCTACTACTCGCGCGAGTGGGACAGCGTCGCCGAAACCACAGGGCCGGCAGCGCCGATGAAGCTGGTCGGCGACGTCTACTTCGACGCCAGCTACTACAGCCGCTTCCGCGACAACTTCATCGCCTTCGGGCAGGCGCGCGAAGGTCTGCGTTTCTTCCAGTGGAACAAGCTGTCGCTCGACCTCTACGGGCGCGGCAGTGTGGTGAAAGACAGCGGGCGCGACTTCTATAACAACGTCGCCGAAGCTGCCGGCGGGATACGCTTCACGCCCTGGCGACCGCTCGGCGTTTCGGTGAGCGGCGAATACGTGCAGGGATTCTATTTTGGCATCTCGCGCCCAGGCGAGCCGAACCCTTACGGCTCGCGCTATAACGATTTCCGCTTGATGCTGACAGTGGGTAAGTATTACGCAAAAGAATAG
- a CDS encoding cellulase family glycosylhydrolase yields MKPWLLIALLVTTQMLCGVATPAGASLVEDAPVGVAATIREKFDLWRGPTSLRGANIWQQRVTRDDEMGPGPVGPPYSQQDFNTLAAWGANYVNISHPGVFTEDAEYGFDEAVFQNLQQLIDRAEQADLFVVVSFRTGPARREEIFDDDDPKPSRLWKSKPAQAAWVEMWRETARRLKDRANVVGYDLMVEPETTKHGVWNRLARQITGAIREVDARTPILVGAADWSTVDSLDGLEPTGDARTVYTVHQYEPYAYSHQESRRAGYQAAEVEALYCRIADFKKENAVPVAVNEFGVERFARSASDYVALQMRLIEAMGANHALWLWETSFPLDYDEFNFRFGADSKNHHDVATSALIETIKADWANNAVRPSNVGRQF; encoded by the coding sequence ATGAAACCCTGGTTGCTGATTGCTCTGCTCGTGACTACCCAGATGCTTTGCGGCGTTGCAACGCCTGCGGGCGCGTCCTTAGTTGAGGACGCGCCTGTAGGCGTTGCGGCGACGATCCGCGAGAAGTTCGACCTGTGGCGCGGGCCGACCAGCTTGCGCGGCGCGAACATCTGGCAGCAACGCGTGACTCGCGATGACGAGATGGGGCCGGGACCGGTCGGGCCGCCTTACTCGCAGCAGGACTTCAACACGTTGGCGGCGTGGGGCGCGAACTATGTCAATATCTCGCACCCCGGCGTCTTTACCGAAGACGCCGAGTACGGCTTTGACGAGGCAGTCTTTCAGAACCTTCAGCAGTTGATTGATCGCGCCGAACAGGCCGACCTCTTCGTCGTCGTTTCGTTCCGCACCGGCCCGGCGCGCCGCGAAGAGATATTCGACGACGACGATCCGAAGCCGTCGCGGCTCTGGAAGTCGAAGCCGGCGCAGGCCGCCTGGGTCGAGATGTGGCGCGAGACGGCTCGCCGTTTGAAAGACCGCGCCAACGTCGTCGGCTATGACCTGATGGTCGAGCCCGAAACCACAAAGCACGGCGTCTGGAATCGCCTGGCGCGGCAGATCACCGGGGCTATCCGCGAAGTTGATGCGCGCACACCGATCCTTGTCGGCGCGGCGGATTGGAGCACAGTGGATTCGCTCGACGGGCTAGAGCCGACGGGCGACGCGCGCACCGTCTACACGGTTCACCAGTACGAGCCTTATGCCTACTCGCATCAAGAGAGCCGGCGGGCCGGCTATCAGGCGGCAGAGGTCGAGGCGCTCTACTGTCGCATCGCCGACTTCAAGAAGGAGAACGCGGTGCCTGTGGCGGTCAATGAATTCGGCGTCGAGCGCTTTGCGCGAAGCGCCAGCGATTATGTCGCCTTGCAGATGCGTTTGATCGAAGCGATGGGCGCAAATCATGCGCTGTGGCTATGGGAGACCAGCTTTCCGCTCGATTACGACGAGTTCAATTTCCGCTTCGGCGCTGACAGTAAAAATCACCATGACGTGGCGACCAGCGCGCTCATCGAAACGATCAAAGCCGACTGGGCCAACAATGCGGTGCGTCCCTCAAACGTGGGGCGGCAGTTCTAG
- a CDS encoding DUF2334 domain-containing protein has protein sequence MKKTLLIFALVAGMLIAYVPQRTRTQAATTANPVLILYDSTNTQYGKLGFMYAIMLSNLLGHFQLKADLVPVETYTSGQINAHQATFYLGALYDNPLPVSFLSDAAQTTKPMVWFKYNFWKLTWDQTYNFPATHGFTFLSLRGLNGTPSASTPSPGFFDTITYKNKAMMKYYAYDAATNTVKADPDFGLVQITDATKATTTVSAKNSGTQEVAPYVVRSGNFWYFADLPLSFIGPRDRYLALCDLLHDILGINHPEQHRAMVRLEDVAATVDTNAMTRLTNFLKSKNIKFSIAAIPFYRDPLGRYNSGVPMEVHLAQATDLLNALKYAKSRGGSVLMHGYTHQYNNVPNLYTAVSADDFEFWYATGNRPVAEDSFAWAADRLSAGIAELQGSGFEADVFEAPHYQASPKAYAAINGLFQNTYQRAVYYTAETPNLDPNAANHDFSGGMFYPYVISSDYYGQRVLPENLGNIEYDICNIDPTSCITYTWQDLLTNAQYGLVVRDGFGSFFFHPFWVEQDLAYLNAYNDFVNLVNGITQLGYTWVGMRDLILGLTKISPDSGSKSGGTNVTIDGTGFEAGATVLIGNTPATNVVVVNSSKITCRTPAGAKGDADVKVTNTDGRNAMLPAGFKYK, from the coding sequence ATGAAGAAGACCTTGCTCATCTTTGCCCTCGTCGCGGGGATGCTCATTGCTTATGTGCCGCAGCGCACTCGCACGCAGGCGGCGACGACCGCCAACCCCGTGCTGATCCTCTACGATTCGACCAACACCCAGTACGGCAAGCTGGGATTTATGTATGCCATTATGTTGAGCAACCTGCTCGGCCATTTTCAGTTGAAAGCTGATCTCGTGCCGGTCGAAACCTACACCAGCGGTCAGATCAACGCGCACCAGGCGACTTTCTACCTCGGCGCGCTTTACGACAACCCGCTGCCGGTGAGCTTCCTGAGCGATGCGGCGCAGACCACCAAGCCGATGGTCTGGTTCAAATATAATTTCTGGAAGCTGACCTGGGATCAGACCTATAACTTCCCGGCGACGCATGGCTTCACCTTCCTGTCGCTGCGCGGGCTCAACGGCACGCCGTCGGCCTCAACCCCGTCGCCGGGCTTCTTCGACACGATCACCTACAAGAACAAGGCGATGATGAAGTATTACGCCTACGACGCGGCGACCAACACCGTGAAGGCCGACCCGGATTTCGGCCTCGTGCAGATCACCGACGCGACGAAAGCGACCACGACCGTGAGCGCCAAAAACAGCGGCACGCAGGAGGTCGCGCCTTACGTCGTCCGTTCGGGCAACTTCTGGTACTTCGCCGACCTGCCGTTATCCTTCATCGGCCCGCGCGACCGCTACCTCGCGTTGTGCGACTTGCTGCATGACATTCTCGGCATCAATCACCCGGAACAGCACCGCGCGATGGTGCGCCTGGAAGACGTCGCCGCGACGGTTGACACCAATGCGATGACCCGGCTGACCAATTTCCTGAAGAGCAAGAACATCAAGTTCTCAATCGCCGCGATCCCCTTCTACCGCGACCCGCTGGGCCGTTACAACTCCGGCGTGCCGATGGAGGTGCATCTGGCGCAAGCGACGGACCTGCTGAATGCCTTAAAGTACGCCAAGTCCCGCGGCGGCTCGGTACTGATGCACGGCTACACGCACCAGTACAACAATGTGCCGAACCTCTACACCGCGGTCAGTGCCGATGATTTCGAGTTCTGGTATGCCACCGGCAACCGACCCGTAGCCGAGGACTCGTTTGCCTGGGCGGCTGATCGCTTGAGCGCCGGCATCGCCGAGCTACAGGGCAGCGGTTTTGAGGCAGACGTTTTTGAAGCGCCGCACTATCAGGCGTCACCGAAAGCCTACGCGGCCATCAACGGCCTCTTCCAGAATACCTATCAACGCGCCGTCTACTACACGGCAGAGACGCCGAACCTCGACCCGAACGCCGCCAACCACGATTTCAGCGGCGGCATGTTTTACCCGTATGTCATCTCGTCGGATTACTACGGGCAGCGCGTGCTTCCCGAAAACCTCGGCAATATCGAGTACGACATCTGCAACATTGACCCGACCTCGTGCATCACCTACACCTGGCAGGACTTGTTGACCAACGCGCAATACGGCCTGGTGGTACGCGACGGCTTCGGCTCGTTCTTCTTCCATCCCTTCTGGGTCGAACAGGACCTGGCGTACCTGAATGCCTATAATGACTTCGTCAATCTGGTCAATGGGATCACGCAGCTCGGCTACACCTGGGTTGGCATGCGCGACCTGATCCTCGGCCTGACGAAGATTTCGCCGGACTCCGGCTCAAAGTCGGGCGGCACCAACGTGACCATTGACGGCACGGGGTTCGAGGCCGGCGCGACAGTGCTGATCGGCAACACCCCGGCGACCAATGTTGTCGTCGTCAATTCCTCAAAGATTACCTGCCGCACACCTGCCGGCGCGAAGGGCGATGCGGATGTCAAAGTGACCAACACCGATGGGCGCAACGCGATGCTGCCGGCGGGGTTCAAGTACAAGTAA